From Zingiber officinale cultivar Zhangliang chromosome 5B, Zo_v1.1, whole genome shotgun sequence, the proteins below share one genomic window:
- the LOC121986950 gene encoding glutathione S-transferase T3-like: MQDPSHKINQLQSPEINSNESRRASIYAIDSDKGTPYVVPDSQFPPFSSEIGSDDIILNQAPEMGNESDEDHNKRTVWTVADDNLLAAGYTIMSEDSVVGNAQKSESFWKRVVTYFNTNRAKGAKKKTAEKAKSHWASLKKIVNRYNGIYNKWYNDRPSGWSDEDLMVRAYEEYKSTFKTTFQYEYVWRIVKDSPMYAPQSSDRRATKKARTSESSGAHTDSSNPNTTADIDDREIRFRPMGQKAAKRKCKERVDLLDELNQAMQQSMAQLEEYNNNKKVDQLIQAHQLLVMDTRGMTDEQLQNHLAICEQLKKKLNM; encoded by the coding sequence ATGCAAGACCCATCTCATAAAATTAATCAGCTTCAATCACCAGAGATTAATTCAAATGAATCAAGAAGAGCTAGTATTTATGCAATTGACAGTGATAAAGGTACACCTTATGTAGTCCCCGATTCACAATTTCCTCCATTTTCATCAGAAATAGGGTCCGATGATATTATTCTCAATCAAGCACCAGAGATGGGCAACGAATCAGATGAAGACCATAACAAGCGAACAGTATGGACAGTGGCAGATGATAATCTCCTTGCAGCGGGCTACACAATTATGAGTGAAGATTCAGTAGTTGGTAATGCCCAGAAGAGTGAGTCATTTTGGAAACGAGTTGTGACATACTTCAATACCAATCGAGCTAAAGGAGCTAAAAAGAAAACTGCGGAGAAAGCAAAATCACATTGGGCTTCATTGAAAAAGATCGTAAATAGATACAATGGAATATACAATAAATGGTATAATGATCGACCAAGCGGATGGAGTGATGAGGATTTGATGGTGCGAGCTTATGAAGAATACAAGAGTACTTTTAAAACTACTTTCCAATATGAGTATGTGTGGAGAATCGTGAAAGATAGTCCTATGTATGCTCCTCAATCCTCAGATCGACGGGCAACAAAAAAAGCAAGAACATCAGAATCATCAGGTGCACATACTGACTCTTCTAATCCTAATACAACTGCTGATATAGATGATAGAGAAATCCGATTTCGTCCAATGGGACAGAAGGCAGCAAAGAGGAAATGCAAAGAAAGAGTAGACCTACTTGATGAATTGAATCAGGCTATGCAACAATCAATGGCGCAGTTGGAAGAGTATAATAACAATAAGAAAGTTGATCAACTCATCCAAGCACATCAACTCCTCGTAATGGACACACGAGGTATGACTGATGAACAACTTCAAAATCATCTAGCGATATGTGAACAACTAAAGAAAAAATTGAACATGTAG